GTGATCACGGTCAGTCCCCGGGCCCAGGCCGACGCCGACGCCCTGGACAGCCTGCCCCGCGCGGCGCGCGGCCCGCTGCACGGCGTGCCCATGCTGATCAAGGACAACATTGACGTGGCGGGCCTGCCCACCACGGCCGGCAGCGCCCTGCTGCGCGGGCATGTACCTGCCGCCGACGCCCCGCTGGTGGCCCGGCTGCGCGCGGCGGGCGCGGTGATTCTGGGCAAGGCCAACCTGACCGAATGGGCCAATTTCATGACCCTGGGCATGCCCAACGGCTATTCCAGCGCGGGCGGCCAGACGGTCAACCCCTGGGGCGAGGGCCTGGATACGGGCGGCAGCAGTTCGGGCAGCGGGGTGGCCGTGGCCGCCCGGCTGTGCGTGGCCGCCATTGGCACCGAAACCAGCGGCAGCATCGTCAGCCCGGCGCACCAGAACGGGGTGATCGGCCTGAAACCCACGCTGGGGCTGGTGCCGCGCACGGGCATTGTGCCCATCAGCCACAGCCAGGACACGGCCGGGCCCATCACCCGCAGTGCCCGCGACGCCGCCCTGATTCTCTCCGTGATTGCTGGCCCCGACGCTCACGACGAGGCCAGCCGCCGCCTCCCCGTGCCGGACCTGACGTTGATGGAAGCGGCCCTGAACGGCGCGGCCATTGGCATCATCCGGGATGAAGCCGGGCTGGACGAGCGCGAAACCGCCTCGCTGGCCCGGGTGCGGCTGGCCCTGCAGGAGGCTGGCGCGCAGGTGCAGGACCTGGACTTTCCCTCTCGCGCCGACCTGGGTACTCACGGCTGGGGCCTGGAAGTGCTGCTGTACGAGTTCAAGGGAGACCTGAACGCGTACCTGGCCGGGGTGGAGCACGGCCCGCACACCATGCAGGAGGTCATTGAGGCCAATGACCGCGACCCCGACCGCCTCCTGCGCTATGGCCAGACCCTGCTGCACGCCGCGCAGGGCACCCGGGGCGACGGGGGAGAAGCCGCCTACCGCCTTGCCCGCACCCGCGACCTGAACCTCACCCGCGCCCGGGGCTTCGACACCCTGTTTGCCCGGGGCCTGGACCTCGTGCTGTTCCCCGGCATTCGTGGC
This genomic stretch from Deinococcus aquaedulcis harbors:
- a CDS encoding amidase family protein, with amino-acid sequence MPDPILDLDAVTLGAATRRGDLTCSEVTRLYLGRVGALNPALRAVITVSPRAQADADALDSLPRAARGPLHGVPMLIKDNIDVAGLPTTAGSALLRGHVPAADAPLVARLRAAGAVILGKANLTEWANFMTLGMPNGYSSAGGQTVNPWGEGLDTGGSSSGSGVAVAARLCVAAIGTETSGSIVSPAHQNGVIGLKPTLGLVPRTGIVPISHSQDTAGPITRSARDAALILSVIAGPDAHDEASRRLPVPDLTLMEAALNGAAIGIIRDEAGLDERETASLARVRLALQEAGAQVQDLDFPSRADLGTHGWGLEVLLYEFKGDLNAYLAGVEHGPHTMQEVIEANDRDPDRLLRYGQTLLHAAQGTRGDGGEAAYRLARTRDLNLTRARGFDTLFARGLDLVLFPGIRGYHLAAKAGYPSVAVPVPRDGGVQPGGVLLVAPAGADALLLAGAAHLNRVLGGVRFPKG